The Streptomyces halobius genomic interval CACCGCCGCGCGCACCCGGTCTTTGGATTCGACCAGGCTCTTGTCGGGGAGTCCGACCAGGGTGAAGTTCGCGACGCCGGGCTCCAGGTCGGCCTGGACCTCGACGACGACGCCTTCGACACCGACCAGGGCGACGGAGCAGGTGCGGGCGAATCCCATCACGCCACCCCCCGTACGTGTTCGACGACGGGCGCGCCTCGGGCAGGCAGGAGCACGCCTACGACATCGATGCGTACTCCGCCGGGTGGCGGGCCTCCGTGCCGTTCCAGCCAGTGTTCCGCCAGCAGTCGTAACCGTTCGGTCTTCTCGGCGCATACGGCCGCCATGGGCTGGCCGTACGGCCCCACGCGGCGGGTTTTGACCTCGCAGACCACCAGCGCATCGCCGTCAGCGGCGACGATGTCGATCTCGCCCTCGCGGCAGCGCCAATTGCGGTCCAGGATCCGCATCCCGCTCTCGCTGAGCCGCCGGGCCGCCAGGTCCTCGCCGTAGCGGCCGAGCGCACGCCGAGGGTCGGCCGGTGCGGGGACGGGAGCGGGGGTGGGAGCGGGAGCGGGAAGAGACGCGGTCTTCGTCCGCGCTTCAGGCTTCCTCCGGCGTTCGGCCTTCCTCCGGCCTTCGGTCTTCCCCCGACCCTCGGTCTTCCTCTGCCCCCCGGCCTGCGTCACGTCTCCGACCCGCGTCGGTTTCCCGGCCCCCCGGCCGGCCTGCATGGCGTTCATGCGGCACCACCTCCGGCACCGACTCTGACGCCCCTGCCCGGATCTATTGGATCTTGGTGGATAACCGGCTGGTTGTGGACAACTCCGTCACCCGCAGGTGGCCCTCCTCAGGTGGCCCTCCACAGACGGCCCCGCAAACGCCCCAGCGGCCGACATGGCGACCAGGAAAGAACCTCAGCGCACGCCATCGCTCCCAGGCCAAAGGCGCCGGATCACGTCTCTCATCTGGAGCACGCCGGTCACCTGCACCACGCCAGCCACACGACCGGCCCCGGCAGCCCGGCCGTCAGTTCGTCAGCCCCACCCGGCAACCTCATCGGGCCCTGCCCATCAGCTCGGCAACCCCACCCGACAGCCCCGCCCGTCAGCTCGGCAACCCAGCCCCGCAGCACCGCCTGGCAGCCCAGCTCATCAGCCCGTCAGCTCCCCGGAAGATCAAGGTCGCTCTTATTGAGCTCCTCGATATTCACATCCTTGAACGTCAGCACTCGCACCTGCTTGACGAACCGGGCCGGGCGGTACATGTCCCAGACCCATGCGTCGGCCATCGAGACCTCGAAGAACACTTCGCCCTGGACCGAGTGCACCTGCATCTCGTAGTCATTGGTCAGGTAGAAGCGACGCTCGGTCTCAATCACGTATTTGAACAGCCCGACGACGTCGCGGTACTCCCGGTAGAGCTTCAGCTCCATCTCGGTCTCGTACTTTTCGAGGTCCTCGGCGCTCATGGCAGATCCCCTTCAGCGGTGCGTCCCCCTATTGTGCGTCAGACCCTCTCGGTCTCCAGGAGCACCGGCGCACTCGGGGGCCCTTCGTCGAGCAGCGTGCGCAGCAGCTCGGCGAGTCTGG includes:
- a CDS encoding YraN family protein, translated to MAARRLSESGMRILDRNWRCREGEIDIVAADGDALVVCEVKTRRVGPYGQPMAAVCAEKTERLRLLAEHWLERHGGPPPGGVRIDVVGVLLPARGAPVVEHVRGVA
- a CDS encoding DUF2469 domain-containing protein; amino-acid sequence: MSAEDLEKYETEMELKLYREYRDVVGLFKYVIETERRFYLTNDYEMQVHSVQGEVFFEVSMADAWVWDMYRPARFVKQVRVLTFKDVNIEELNKSDLDLPGS